Below is a genomic region from Alosa alosa isolate M-15738 ecotype Scorff River chromosome 24, AALO_Geno_1.1, whole genome shotgun sequence.
GGGACCCTGTCGTCCAGGCTCAGACCCTCGGCCGCCTGCCCGAGTTCACCAGTCGTGTTGGCTGCCTGCTCACAGAGCGCCATTGTCACACATACAAGCGTATCTCTGCCCCAGGACCGGGAGCTGGAAGTCACCGGCAGGAGGGAAAACAAgcggcagtggcagcagcagcagcctccaccaccaccagggcCACCCCTATAGTATCCCACCGGACCGAAGCCCCCTTCGTTCCACACGCGTCCTGAAAGCGCGCACGGTATGGGCAGCTGTCCCTCTCTGGATGCCGCGGGCTGAACTGAAGCGACCGGAAagcacacgcatacgcacacacatacacattcattaaattcacacacacacacacacacacacacacacccatacacacccacacccacaccacacacacacacacacacacacacacacacacacacacacacacacacacacacacacacacacacacatagagcacaTACAGCCACTGAGGTGTGCAGTCACATCCTGGCCCCCTgtgctattttttttactctgtTGACAAAGTCAAAGCCCCCATAGAGAGTTTCACAATAGCGGCCGTTCAGCTTCCCAATTGTCTGTGGGGCCTATAGAATCCCAACTGCCAACAATGCGTCCATTGTGGGAGGAAAAAAATCGGCGAAATAACCAGAGCAACCTTTCCCAACTAACAAGGTCAGCTCTTTCTGCTTTCTGGTTGATCAGCAGGGGAAGGAGAGCAACAGGACAATGCTGACCAGACAGAAGTGCCTTATAAATTAATACACCACACCACTGGGCATGAGGGGCACTAATTATGGTCCTCAAAACCTGATCCAAAATATGCATAGTCTAAAATTTATTTTAATTCCCAAGTTAATTTCATAACAGTAAAAAACAGTACAAAAATGGGACTTAAAACAATACTCTAAAACCATATGAAATCACCTGGCACAGGTGTTGGTTTTCTTTAACTAATACATATTGATAGAGCAGTGCTGTGAATTGACATCTCAATCATCTAGTCAAAATATTTGAAATTACTGTATAACACATTCAATTATCAACACATTTTAAACACCTATCGTTTGTCATAGTTTGgccaaataaataatttaataaattaattaaagcCTAAAGAAATGCTTTGTTAATGCTAATTCTAAGAGGAACTATGTATTACAGGCATATTAATTAGATATGAATCAGAATAGATCGTGAACTATAAGGCAAACAAGTTTAGGGGTTATGTTTCAACAACTACAATGCATGCATTATCCATACATCAAACGTGCACACCACAAAATAAGTCATATTCGATTGGACTCCTTGGTGCTGGTGGATTCATATGAGGTTTCCCAATGTGAGCCAAACTATTTAGCCTACATGTAAATCAAATATCCACCAGGTGGCAGCATGTTTCCTTTTTAGACAATCCAGAAGCGCTGTCTGTGGTACTGAAATACACTGCCAGATTCAATGCGACTTTTGCGAGAAATAAAAGTTTTAAATTACAATATAAATTtagagattttttaaaaagacaagCCACCACTTGTACGTTCTGTCACGTCCAAAACCTTCTCTGACTACGCGGCAAAACTATCGTTTTCATCGATCTGTCTAAAAACATCAATAGTCATCCTAACATAGACCAAACGTTCAAACAATAGTTAACAAAGAGAATGCGCTTGACTTCATGCACTCTATACGCATAATCTAAATACAACTATAATCCACGGTCTGAAGAAATGCCCTGGAACAAGCAGGAATGTGAAATGACTTAAGTGCACAGCTAGACGTGCGCGGAGAAGCGCACAAATAGGCGCGCGGGCGCGCTCTGTgtggctccctctctctgcctcgcacacacacaagcacacaccccCTTTGGCTCGCAACATTGCTGGAGAGGGAATGGTCGTGGAACAAAACGCGCAGTCAGTTCAGGACTACGTCCCACCAGAGTTGGTGTATAGTATTTCCTAGCATTACCAAGGTACAGTATAGTTGCGGGTTCAGTACTTCCAGATTGCTAAGTTTCTTTTGTCGGCATGCAGTCTTGGCGTCTCGCTGGATACCCGGACCCTGGCGAGGGATTCATTTCCCAACACCCTTAACGCCAACGAGATGGAAAGCGCAAATAACAGCACATACCCAGACGTCCTAGACTGGAACAATCAGACGACAGAATTGTCTGAAGTTGCATTAAGCTATCAAATTGTCACGTCGTCGCTTCTTGGTCTTCTAATTCTATCTTCAATATTTGGTAATTCGTGTGTAATCGCCGCAATTGCCTTAGAGAGGTCCCTTCAGAATGTGGCAAACTACCTGATCGGGTCTTTGGCCGTTACAGACCTAATGGTGTCTGTGTTGGTTCTACCCATGGCAGCTTTGTATCAGGTTTTGAACAAATGGACTCTTGGGCAATTAATGTGTGACATTTTCATATCTCTGGATGTGTTATGCTGCACCTCATCCATTTTGCATCTGTGCGCCATAGCCCTGGACAGGTACTGGGCTATCACGGATCCAATAGACTACGTGAATAAAAGAACTCCGCGACGAGCTGTAATCCTGATCTGTCTAACGTGGGTGGTTGggttttcaatttcaattccaCCTATGCTGGGATGGAGAACGGCCGAGGATCGGGCTAACCCTGACGCATGTACAATCAGCCAAGATCCGGGATACACAATCTATTCAACTTTTGGCGCGTTTTACATACCGCTCATCCTCATGTTGGTTCTTTATGGGAAGATATTTAAAGCAGCCAGATTCAGAATAAGGAAAGCATTCAAGAAATCTGATAGAGGAAAAGCATCATCAAAGCATTTTACCGTGTCACCCGTCATCTTTCACCGCCAAACTACTGAAGTGACCTACAATAACTGGAAGCAGAGCATGGAGACCCCGAGTGGCTTGTGCGTAAATTGCGCCATAACCAGTGGGGAGAGCAACTCGTCGCCGGAGATAGGTCAAAACAATTCCAAATGTCATCTGCCGCTTCCGAATACGCCACAATCGGCCCCGGATTCTGAAAGACGGAATGCAAAGAACATTGAAGCCAAAAAGAAAATGGGTTTGGCGAGGGAACGCAAAACTGTGAAAACTCTCGGGATAATTATGGGAACCTTCATCTTCTGTTGGTTGCCATTTTTCATTGTAGCTTTAGTTTTGCCATTCTGTAAATTGAGTTGCTTTATGCCAGATTGGCTAGGAGCAGTGATCAACTGGCTCGGCTACTCAAACTCTCTCTTAAATCCGATCATTTACGCATATTTCAACAGAGACTTTCAAAATGCATTCAAGAAAATTCTGAAATGCAAAAAATAGAGACCGATCATTTGTTAAAGGTCAAACTCATCTTTGGCATTGTCATGTCCACAATTAATGTATCTCTGAACTGAGCAGGTTTGATCAATGTCACGACTGTTGATTAGTATGGACTGCTGGAGATTGACCGAATGAGACGTATGGTTCTGTGTAGAGACAAGTCGAAACGCATTTCTTTCCACTTCCACTATTCATGAATATACTTAAATGGATAGTGGTCTTTGTCGTAAGAATAACATCTACTatatgataaaaataaataaatctgactcaCTTCCAAATGTTATTTTTGCTGTGGGTTTTGACCTTTGAGCCCAAATATTGGATGTAAAAAGACAATGAATAAATgtacaaataaaaatgtttaaaatatttagccAGGTCAGTTTAATCAAGACACCAAATGCCTTTGATCAAACTTCAGATCTGTAAAAACTTCAGACTCTGAAAAGTTTATCAGATATGCACTAAAATTACATAATCATATTGTAGGTTGATCTCAAGATGTAGCATTAATCATTCATATGATGTCAGCCAAAAGAAAGACATAAATTCTGTCAGTGAATATAAGTGGACTTTCCCAATCCCAGAGTAATGGGATAACACGCAGACCATCATGTTTTTTCCTCATaccaaaagacaaaaacatctTTGAAAAGAAAATGGTTAAGAATTCCCTTCAGAACTTGAGGCCTTATAACAAAGCAAACATGTCTTATGCAGCTTCTATACTTCTGCCAGAATAAAATAACTGCAAAGAGCAATCTCAATGAATGTTTGTTTAGAGCAGAGGCCAGGGCCATATGCATAACGATATGTGTGGATCTTATATAATTAGAAAAGGATAAATTGAAATAGTACAGAGCACCCTATTATGTCCGTTTGTTTGCTCTTATCCTTTCAGTGTGTAAAAgttattcacattttaaatgacCACAATCCACTACTTTAAGCAAGTGACTAAAGGCTTGTGGAATGAAAAGATGTAACAAAATGGGTAAAGGGGTTAGAATGAAGTTAGATCCACCCATGAAAGAGGAACTGATATAAATCGCTTGCATGGTCCCGAGGGTTTGGCTGGACGCAGAGATGGGAGGGAACCAGACAGAGTGGCAAAGGTTgtctggagagaagaaaggcCCAGGGCCGGTGCCCAGAAACAAATAGAGCTGAAACTTCCGTCGCCAGCATAGAGTTCATTCTATTGTTTCAAAATGACACTGCACTAACCTTGAACTTTCACTTCTCAGCCCCCATCTTTGCATTAGTAGGTTTGTCATGCAAAAGCtttaaaaaatccttgcatgTCGCATCACTTAAAAGTTCAGATTTCTTACCATAAAATAAATTGTACAGAActaaagaaaaaagaacaaaaaaaaaaatgacagacaGGCATTTGATTTCCCTCTATGTGTTTTGCTCTCTACAGCCTCTGATCTTCTTGCTTATCATCTGCTATGAGGTTTTATAACATTCAGTTACTAGCAATTGGGTGAGCTACCTTTATCTTGATACATATCATTATGTAATATGCAAATCAACAGTGGAAAATGTCTGCTCCAGTcagtcataccgtagtgttggCCTATGCTCCGCACATTAGTATTATATTAGCATGAGCCACTATGGACAGAATGACATATGCATGACTTATAGCTACAAATGTAGGTTAACTGTGTTCTAGGTGCTATGTATTATGCAATGACAAGCCCATAAAGCATGATCCAGCCCTATGAAAGTTTAATGACATGCTTGCATACACTAGATGCAGGCTAGCATACTGTAGCTCACAGCTGACCTCTTCCACACTGCTTTCTATCCATTTTGCAAAACAGACTACTACATCTCACGTTATTATGGTTGTTGtgatgttattatgaccgccacacaGCAaaagtcatataggtttagttttgATCCGACCCCCAACCAATCCCTCCACCCTCCGGCCGGACAGGACCCTTCGAAAGGAGGGtccgaaaacacacacattaagatacatgcacacacacacactcacaaacacacacacataaacacaaacatgtacacgcatgcatgcacaatcacacacaaacacgcacagacatgcataaaacatacacacacacacatgcaggcaagcacacacacacacacacacacacacacacacacacacacacacacacacacacacacacacacacacacacacataccattatccccccacacacactcacacaagcaaaaatacacacagagagaagcacacatatgcacaaaagcaaacgcccacatgcacacactaatttacatacacaaaagttgcaagagtaggggatggagtaggagatggagacaaattgacaggtgtgatttatttttgcggagagaatgtgcaggactgggcagcggtcatattttgtactgctctgcggCCCATCTAGTTTTAATTGTTatcagtggcgcaaaaagtgggtatgcgctatatgcggcgcataggggcgcagctccatggggacgccaaagcgatggtattttttttaatatatatttggtattttctatatgtagctactactgtccgtttctaaatcatttcaacattttctcaatgttctataacattttagaggactaacagcctagagtaggcgccctatctcataagattccatcatagaactttgacatagaagaggaaGTGGGGGCGCCCTGAGCGCtgggcgagcagataggcctacgagtagtgagttgccgtctatggaaaaagatggatacagcaaaaaaaaaaagctgttgacgactagaaaaagaaagaggaaaaatgagatggcatgtcaagggatgcaacagcagttaaataagtggacggtgaaaggcaacaggtaggatttgaTGTCTGGTAGACAGAAATTGATGTCtgtacttggaggcttgcaaatatgttaacagactaactagtgtttgttaagcataatgccgattgaaacatagcctattccattcagatagctaggtggctaccatgctcatactgcacttttaatggccaactgcaaacagaaatgtcatgctagcagcaactcattacatgtttccatatcctaacaatgaaggctccttgtaataacttaatattgtgttgtcaacGTGGTGCAAACAAACTAGGCTAGAGTGCCTATCAGACTTATCCATTGTGAGcaatagctggcaaaaggacgttatgagaacgtttagactctcttaatgtggcaatgcaccatttatcaatacttatcaagtgtaacatcaagttaaacatcaaatcGGCAGCATTTCTTTACTGTAACATCAAcagttaaacatcaaattgtttggcagcatttctttttttttttgggggcgcCAATGTGATAAAAAAATGGGTCTGCGCCCCTGATTGTTATACACATGTCTGCTTTCATATTAGGCCTACTTCGTCTAATTACCCACTAGACAACATGGAAGAGAGTGCCACATGTATATGCTTATCATCACTCCGAGAGATGCGGGGACAAGTCTTCACTCTACTGCCATATTGGGAAGCAGCACTCATCCTCATGCCTAGGCCTGGACGACTGGACTGCGTGCCAGCGTGACTGTGGCATGTTtcgctacagtagcctacatacagtatacgAGAGCTTCTCCAATCCTGGCAGTGCCTCATCCCAAACACATTCCTCACGCTCGTGAATTATTAATGGACCACATTACAGGGCATGGTCTGTGATGATTTCTGCGAATATGCTGTCTGACAGGCAACCACAAAAGCGGGGCTGGGTAGAAATAGACGTCCAGTGGAGAACGGAATTGAGGAAATTCCCCGTGGACGTTGCACGCGTTGTGGTCATTACTCTCCATTAATCTCCGTCACGTGAGGCTCAGATCTTCACGCAAAAAAATGGGGGGTTTTCAGGCAGAACGTTTTTCATTCAAAGGAACTAGTCAAATCAAACTTAATGCTGACTGAGTGAATAGTTGAGCTATGTTAGCCTACTTTCCAGTTACATTCAATCTAAAACCAACAAAAGGGCGAAAATGACAGGACTTCTATAAATGGAGGTTTGTGTGAAGGGTAGCCTACGTTATTCTAGTGATTAGATTTATGCAAACGAGTGAGCGAATATACGCTGAGCGTACAAACTACCTGCATGCCACCAATTAGGCCTAAATTTGCAGTGTAGCCTTCAAAGAGCTGGGTAATATCAAAAAGTGTGTCGATGACTGATTACTGACCTCTGACTATTTCCTTTCTGCTCCCCGAAATGGGCTTCATCTTTCTGATATGCATGGTCAGCACAGTTCATGACATGGCTCTGCTCTGCTTGAATTACCGGTCATCAATCACATTGTTTACAGGGCTCTCACgtcatatacacatacagggtacagcacacacataaataatgtCATCTCCAACCCACCCTCAGAGTTTTCCATGGAAAGGGAAAAATCTGAGGTACAACCTCTTATTTCCTATGTGTTTCTATGCATGcaaataggctacagtatgtaaacGTCGACAATTGTCAGGTTTAAAAAACAATAGAGATATGACTATCTCTGGGCTCAAGAATGAAATATCACATTATTTAATTTAGCATTTATGGCGATTCATCAGAGAGAATCACACCTGTTGGGGAAAAACAACAAAGACATGAAATGTGTTTTTCAAGGAAAGTTTTTGTAACAATAAACATTTGTTAAGTCAATTAGCAAATGATTACAAGCTTTTCACCTTAAAGGATAATtgcggtgtgattttgacctaaagtgtgttgattATTATCCCAGGGCAAAATTTATTCTTATCCTGCACATCTCTTTTTGAGCAATGCACCAAGGGGTGTGAcaattaacaacctaaggaGGGGTCTGGCGGATTGTCTAAAACAAGAGAAACCTGGGGCccgttgcacaaaactaggataagggattaagctgggatatCTTGGTGATCCGGTAGCACAAAAGCGGGATGGGGGCAGAAGGATATGctatggtataagttaccatggagatttattctgtggagctagcctgctccagaccaggttaagttcaaggatctatttaatctcatcccttatctcagtcagcagtcaccacaaacggaaaccaatagttattccactgcccactacacattgttatcacatataactagacccaatgtcattatttaaacgtttgtgatcattcaTTTCAATCATTTTGGATAAATGATGATTTTTAGATGATGTTGCAATCATTAGATAATTTACAGTTTCCCATAGACTATAAGGCTATATAAAATGACGAAATATTAGGacctcagagaaaaaaaaatccaaattctgCCACTGCAGAACATATTTAACTTAAATTTAAAGCACGCATATTAACTAATTTAACACATATTGGTCCCTCACCAGCTGATCACTGTCATCATCAGGGAAGATTTCTTTGCTTTATCACTGTGGTGGTGTTGCCTTTCTCCTAAACagtagttgcaatattctcctaaacagaggtgttgctgttgtgaaaaggttATGGCTACCTACTTttcaccgtagaagaagcaataaAGCCACtctaccagagactttctaatgaggagacacataGCATGGGGCTCAAAAAACATATATCCTCCATAGTGAACACATTggcatcatatggtgtgatgtgaatacaagACCAATCacatggtgtgttgtgaagccCCAATGTGTTGTGGtcaatcagtgaatctgtgcaTGCGCATTTCTGGATGCCCGATGAGGGCCCTAAAAAGCGTTGATATGGCGCCatgagggacttgcctaaaaggactttggctctACTTGCCATGGTCAATCAGGATCGGTTTCACCTGGTCTTTTGATGAATCCGCACTTATGCTTTCatcctggcttgatgaatccgcggtctttgtgcaaccaattaagcctggacgctcttgttttggattcattgagctcAGCTCAGCCACTTATCCTGGATGTCTTGATCCTACTTTTGTGCAACGGGCCTCTGCCCACATCCATGCATCGGTTTGTTTCAATCAGAATAATGTGTTTACAAGACACAGCATATTCGGTTTATTCCCAATAAACTGATTCGAAACCGTTTATTGGCTGCATGGAAGCGTGCTGTATGAGACCAAGgtaaagttagtttcactttgccaatgagttaaAATAACAGACTAGTgcaaatgtgtaggctatactctgttAGGTTTTAGTAGCCTAAAGCATGGTTTGTGGAATAACggttccatacggtcttgcgTGTTtacagattccttcaaatgcaccgcaaactatcaaaatactgatgtgctgtttgaagttgcggcaaagtccttttaggcaagtccctccactcggcggccatatgacaacgctttttgggcacttgtcgggcatccatttcggcagaaatgcgcgtgcgcaaggcttcacgacaccaatcttgctccagcggcgagatcacaacacatgattggcaccatagacataatatgattggcacgatgtcttcacaacacaccatatgattggctcaatgtattcacatgtcgacgttttgcctggaggaaggggtgggatatgtgtagacaatggccatattggcgtgacaaactagccccatgcatttctatggagtattttttgagtgctgtgtctccacattagaaagtctctggttgcactcaccgaaaaagaagaagggttcactggcctattcttcttcttcagtgatttttttttagcagtttgcaaacggagtgcattaccaccaccaccatctgctggactgaggtgtaatggcaagtgtccTTTAGCCTCGTAATGGCCGGTGGGTTAATAAGGcgaatagacctctgaagttcacctacaaaaaggaaccaaagctgccatctttgcccatataaggagatcaggGTGTTAactgaagctaactacctatggcaagttgcattgtaagttagctctggggtagcaaagatTGAAGTGTGCTGTCTTCACGTACCGAAGATCatagtatccactcgaaggtaGAGGACAAAACTGTGTAGAGCAAAACGACTGCATTTCCAGTTTCTTcgtccccgcgagagtttaacaggtcctattattcaaaatccccatgttattttctcaTAGAAAAAATATCAAGATACTGgatttgtaggcgaacttcagaggtcatTGTTGGAGAGTTGTGATGATTTCTGTGATTGTGAATATTTTTCTTTACAATTTTGTAGTAAGGGACTCTTTGGCTGAGAAGCTTCCTGAGACTAAATTAAACAGGGACTGACACGTTGACTCCAGCCTCCCTCTTGAATAACAAACCAACAGGCTACTTCCCAAACCGAGTGCTGAAAcacttatttgctaggtgacgCCACCTTGTTTCAGTGTCACACACTGAAACAATCCTTGATAGCCTCTTTCCAAGTGCAAAACTTTACATTTCACTTGTAGAGAAGTGATGAAGTATGGTCTGGATTTTATTTACTTCTTCAACATCTAGTTCGGGCCAGAATAGAACCCTGCCTATATTTCATCAGCTCATGTTGTTAACTTTCAACCCCTCTGTGCAGTTTCTTCTGTGTCGGAGTTAACAAGCCATcatctctgcttagtctgtctgcctctccaccctctccatgtccatgttttttgagtactgactgcccactactgcttactactgttttactactgttttactattgtacacagcctattgttttcactactgttttactgctacactgttacctcaacctgttcttgcactgaaatagttttttattttaccttgtctacattacactttactcccctatttgtctatattatttatgctggtctctagaccttactgttgcactgttggactaatgttggactactttttgcaccttcaccatgacacccactctcttgagcaccttgccaggcacacacaactaaggactatggttggactactgtttgcaccttcaccatgacactcactccctttagcacctcaccagtcctggccctgtcactacaagcatcttatgcttgatcaccctcaagcacactttcttaatttaacttatatagtgtatttagtatttagtttagtttcttatcttatcttctactgtctttattgtacagtggagtttagttatatgtctatactatactaatgtttaccatttctgttgcaagtgcatgttgtgtgttatgtctgtatgctactgagacccttgaatttccccttgaggatcaataaagtatctatctatctatgactCTCTCCAGAGGGCTCCTCAGGCTGGATAATGAGCATGACCGAAGCATCATGCTTCTCGCTTGACCCCCTATCCCCTGGGGTCGACACGAGCAACCGCTGGACTTGCTTTTGTTTGATTAACCCCTGTGGCCCCCCTGGTGatgttctctttctgtctctctgtccagcAAAAAGTCACACCTGTACAGCCTGGCCCGCATCACACAGGCACGACTCTGTTGACCCCGGTGACCCTCTCCCAGCTGTGGCCTGTCAGAGAcctttcctt
It encodes:
- the htr1aa gene encoding 5-hydroxytryptamine (serotonin) receptor 1A a codes for the protein MESANNSTYPDVLDWNNQTTELSEVALSYQIVTSSLLGLLILSSIFGNSCVIAAIALERSLQNVANYLIGSLAVTDLMVSVLVLPMAALYQVLNKWTLGQLMCDIFISLDVLCCTSSILHLCAIALDRYWAITDPIDYVNKRTPRRAVILICLTWVVGFSISIPPMLGWRTAEDRANPDACTISQDPGYTIYSTFGAFYIPLILMLVLYGKIFKAARFRIRKAFKKSDRGKASSKHFTVSPVIFHRQTTEVTYNNWKQSMETPSGLCVNCAITSGESNSSPEIGQNNSKCHLPLPNTPQSAPDSERRNAKNIEAKKKMGLARERKTVKTLGIIMGTFIFCWLPFFIVALVLPFCKLSCFMPDWLGAVINWLGYSNSLLNPIIYAYFNRDFQNAFKKILKCKK